Proteins from a single region of Gammaproteobacteria bacterium:
- the yedA gene encoding drug/metabolite exporter YedA, whose protein sequence is MSTQAPSRRNDLSATAILAMATVYFVWGSTYLAIRFALQGFPPLFFPGLRFSIAGTILYTVLRLRGRPAPSARQWAGTALIGLLMLCFGNGGVVLAQQSVGSGLAATAVATVPLWASLIAGLWGEWPGRFQWIGLALGFGGIVLLNLGGDFAANPVSAGLLMFASVSWAFGTVYSRRLALPGGLMNSACQMLCAGLLFFIGSAARGESWRLDVSPQALLALAYLTVFGSLVAYSAYVYLMQNVAPALTTSYAYVNPVIAVLLGVSFAGEVILPNEWIAIGCVLSGVVMIVLGRRRSA, encoded by the coding sequence ATGAGCACACAGGCGCCCTCGCGCCGCAATGATCTGAGCGCCACCGCCATCCTGGCGATGGCGACCGTCTACTTCGTCTGGGGCTCGACCTATCTCGCGATCCGCTTCGCGCTGCAAGGCTTTCCGCCCCTGTTTTTCCCGGGCCTGCGCTTTTCGATCGCCGGCACGATTCTCTATACGGTGCTGCGGCTGCGCGGCCGTCCCGCACCGAGCGCCAGACAATGGGCCGGCACTGCCTTGATCGGCCTGCTGATGCTGTGCTTCGGCAATGGCGGGGTGGTGCTGGCACAGCAGTCCGTGGGCTCCGGCCTGGCCGCCACGGCGGTGGCCACGGTGCCGCTGTGGGCCAGCCTGATCGCCGGATTGTGGGGCGAATGGCCCGGTCGGTTTCAATGGATCGGGCTGGCGCTGGGCTTCGGCGGCATCGTGCTGCTCAACCTGGGCGGCGACTTCGCCGCCAATCCGGTATCGGCCGGCCTGCTGATGTTCGCCTCGGTGAGCTGGGCCTTCGGCACAGTCTATTCCCGTCGCCTGGCGCTGCCGGGCGGACTGATGAACAGCGCCTGCCAGATGCTGTGCGCCGGCCTGCTGTTCTTCATCGGCAGCGCCGCACGCGGCGAAAGCTGGCGCCTGGACGTGTCGCCGCAGGCCTTGCTCGCGCTCGCCTATCTGACCGTGTTCGGCAGCCTCGTCGCCTACAGCGCCTACGTCTACCTGATGCAGAACGTGGCGCCGGCACTGACCACCAGCTACGCCTACGTCAATCCGGTGATCGCCGTGCTGCTGGGCGTGAGCTTCGCCGGCGAAGTGATCCTGCCGAACGAATGGATCGCGATCGGCTGCGTGCTGTCCGGCGTGGTGATGATCGTGCTCGGACGGCGGCGCAGCGCCTGA
- a CDS encoding 3-deoxy-7-phosphoheptulonate synthase class II: MQEVSDWKIDSWQSRVATQQPNYPDAAALQMALAQLGRLPPLVTSWEVDALRAQLAQAQAGRAFVLQGGDCAESFADCTPDIITNRLKVLLQMSLVLVHGLSTRVVRLGRFAGQYAKPRSADLETRDGVTLPSYRGDLVNAPEFTPEARIPDPRRLIEGHANSAMTINFVRGLVDGGFADLHHPEYWNLSWMPHSPLATAYRERVESIGRSLRFMETLAGQEIHEFNRVDFYTSHEALLLYYEQAQTRQVPRKPGHYNLSTHFPWIGLRTADLDGAHVEYMRGIRNPVGVKVGPGVSPDGLRALCDRLDPAHEPGRLTLISRMGADKIAEGLPPLIEAVRDRPVLWMADPMHGNTISTGNGLKTRPFERIQAELLSAFEVHQAHGSRLGGVHLELTGEDVTECTGGARQLSETDLERAYRSNVDPRLNYEQALEMALTIVDRCGT; the protein is encoded by the coding sequence ATGCAGGAAGTTTCCGATTGGAAGATCGATTCGTGGCAATCGCGCGTGGCCACGCAGCAGCCGAACTATCCGGATGCGGCGGCGTTGCAGATGGCGCTGGCGCAACTCGGACGGCTGCCGCCGCTGGTGACATCCTGGGAAGTCGACGCCCTGCGTGCGCAGCTGGCCCAGGCCCAGGCCGGGCGCGCCTTCGTGCTGCAGGGCGGCGACTGCGCCGAGTCCTTCGCCGACTGCACGCCGGACATCATCACCAACCGCCTCAAGGTCTTGCTGCAGATGTCCCTGGTGCTGGTGCATGGTCTGTCGACGCGTGTGGTTCGACTCGGACGATTCGCCGGCCAGTACGCCAAGCCGCGCTCGGCCGATCTGGAAACCCGCGACGGCGTCACCTTGCCGTCTTATCGCGGTGATCTGGTCAACGCGCCCGAGTTCACGCCGGAAGCACGCATCCCCGACCCGCGGCGACTGATCGAAGGTCACGCCAATTCGGCGATGACGATCAACTTCGTGCGCGGCCTGGTCGACGGCGGCTTTGCCGATCTGCACCACCCGGAATACTGGAACCTGTCGTGGATGCCGCATTCGCCGCTGGCCACGGCCTATCGCGAACGCGTGGAATCCATCGGCCGCTCGCTGCGCTTCATGGAAACCCTGGCCGGGCAGGAGATTCACGAATTCAACCGGGTGGATTTCTACACTTCACACGAAGCGCTGCTGCTCTACTACGAGCAGGCGCAGACCCGGCAGGTGCCGCGCAAGCCGGGCCACTACAACCTGTCCACGCATTTCCCCTGGATCGGACTGCGTACCGCCGATCTGGACGGTGCGCATGTCGAATATATGCGCGGCATCCGCAACCCCGTGGGCGTCAAGGTCGGCCCGGGCGTATCGCCGGACGGGTTGCGCGCGCTGTGCGATCGTCTCGATCCGGCGCACGAACCGGGGCGACTCACGCTGATCAGCCGCATGGGTGCCGACAAGATCGCCGAAGGCCTGCCACCGCTGATCGAGGCGGTGCGCGATCGCCCGGTGCTGTGGATGGCCGACCCCATGCACGGCAACACGATCTCAACCGGCAACGGTCTCAAGACGCGTCCGTTCGAGCGCATACAGGCCGAGTTGCTGTCGGCCTTCGAGGTGCATCAGGCGCACGGCTCGCGTCTCGGCGGCGTGCATCTGGAACTGACCGGAGAAGACGTGACCGAATGCACCGGCGGTGCGCGACAGTTATCGGAAACCGATCTGGAACGCGCCTACCGCTCGAACGTCGATCCACGACTCAACTACGAACAGGCCCTGGAAATGGCGCTGACGATCGTGGACCGCTGCGGTACCTGA
- a CDS encoding Hsp20/alpha crystallin family protein, protein MSVVRYEPWGLHRDLWQEVNKLFDRVASNDTSGATADWVPPVDIEEYADRFALHIDVPGVDPESIEVTLEKGVLTIAGTRAEAEKPEGVERRRVERASGRFHRRFTLPDTADAEGVTANGRNGVLEIGIPKRAASQPRRIAVSA, encoded by the coding sequence ATGAGCGTCGTACGTTATGAACCCTGGGGCCTGCACCGTGATCTTTGGCAGGAAGTGAACAAACTATTTGATCGTGTCGCCAGCAACGACACCAGCGGCGCGACGGCCGACTGGGTGCCGCCGGTCGATATCGAGGAATACGCGGACCGTTTCGCGCTCCATATCGACGTGCCGGGCGTGGACCCCGAGAGCATCGAAGTCACCCTCGAAAAGGGTGTGCTGACGATCGCCGGAACGCGCGCCGAAGCGGAAAAGCCCGAAGGGGTGGAACGCCGTCGCGTCGAACGTGCAAGCGGCCGTTTCCACCGCCGCTTCACCTTGCCGGACACGGCCGACGCCGAAGGCGTCACCGCCAACGGCCGCAACGGTGTGCTGGAGATCGGCATTCCCAAGCGCGCCGCCTCCCAGCCCCGCCGGATTGCGGTCAGCGCCTGA